The Allocatelliglobosispora scoriae genome contains a region encoding:
- a CDS encoding nucleotidyltransferase family protein gives MSGFPESGLGSSVCAIVLAAGEGTRLRPLTTLRPKALCPVGNIALLDRAMALLSDAGLGGPGEVAVNAHWLADQVAEHVDGQAHLSVERELLGSAGSVGALREWVDGRAVLVLNADAYLSGDVSVASLLAGWDGRTVRMLGQRHVGGAGEFGDHDFAGISLLPGEIAAGLAAEHSDLVRSAWRPAERVGKLEVVTLRGLYLDCGTPTSYLHANLLDVEDRLIAAEAKVTGTVTRSVIGAGAIVEGDVTECVIWPGAHVGRNERLSGVIRAGEFTVPAG, from the coding sequence GCACCCGGCTGCGCCCCCTGACCACGCTGCGGCCCAAGGCGCTCTGCCCGGTCGGCAACATCGCCCTGCTCGACCGGGCGATGGCCCTGCTCTCCGACGCGGGTCTCGGCGGCCCCGGCGAGGTCGCGGTCAACGCGCACTGGCTCGCCGACCAGGTCGCCGAGCACGTCGACGGCCAGGCCCACCTCTCCGTCGAGCGGGAGCTCCTCGGCAGCGCGGGCAGCGTCGGCGCACTGCGGGAGTGGGTCGACGGACGTGCGGTGCTGGTGCTCAACGCGGATGCGTACCTGTCGGGAGATGTCTCCGTGGCGAGCCTGCTCGCGGGCTGGGACGGCCGGACCGTGCGCATGCTCGGCCAGCGCCACGTCGGCGGCGCCGGCGAGTTCGGCGACCACGACTTCGCCGGCATCTCGCTGCTGCCCGGCGAGATCGCGGCGGGCCTCGCCGCCGAGCACTCGGACCTGGTGCGCTCCGCCTGGCGCCCGGCCGAGCGCGTCGGCAAGCTGGAGGTCGTCACGCTGCGCGGCCTCTACCTCGACTGTGGTACGCCCACCAGCTACCTGCACGCCAACCTGCTCGACGTCGAGGACCGGCTGATCGCCGCAGAAGCCAAGGTCACCGGCACGGTCACCCGGTCCGTGATCGGCGCGGGCGCCATCGTGGAGGGTGACGTCACCGAGTGCGTGATCTGGCCGGGCGCTCACGTGGGGCGCAACGAGCGCCTCAGCGGCGTCATCCGGGCCGGGGAGTTCACCGTCCCTGCCGGGTGA